The genomic window AGCAACTCGAGACGCTGTTCCAGGTCCTGCCCGTCGGTGCCGTCGTCGCGGACGCCGACGGCGCGCTGCTCAAGGCCAACGACACCGCCAGGGAGATCTGGGGCGGCGACGTCTTCGACGCGTCGTGCGTCGACGAGTACGGGAAGTACGACGCGGTCTGGGCGGACTCGGGTGAGCCGGTCGGCCCCGAAGACTGGACGATGGCACAGGTGCTCGACGGCGAGGCGGTGACGGAACCGAACGTCTACGAGATCGACGCGTTCGACGGGGAACGACGGGTCATCATGGAACACGGTATGCCCGTCACGAACGAGTCCGGCGAGGTGAGTCGCGCGGTCGTGACGCTGACCGACATCACGGAACGCCGGGAGTTCCAGCGCAAACTCGAGGAGACGGTCGAGAAACTCGAGGAATCGAACGAGCGACTCGAACAGTTCGCGTACGCGGCCAGCCACGACCTCCAGGAGCCCCTGCGGATGGTCACGAGCTACCTCCGACTGCTCGAGAACCGGTACGGCGACGCCATCGAGGGGGACGGACAGGAGTTCCTCGACTACGCCGTCGACGGGGCCGAGCGGATGAGCGAGATGATCGACGGCCTGCTGGCGTACTCCCGGGTCGAAACGCGGGGCGATCCGCTCGAACCGGTCGATCTCGAGGCCGTCGTCGGCGACGTGATCGACGATCTACAGCTCCAGATCGACGAGACCGACGCGGCGATCGAGCGCGACGACCTCCCCACCGTCGAGGGCGACGCCAGCCAGTTGCGACAGGTGTTCCAGAACCTGTTGGATAACGCGCTCACGTACCACGGTGAGGACCCGCCTCGCGTCTCCATCGACGCGGAACGGCGGGATCGGTGGTGGGAGATCACGGTCAGCGACGAGGGGATCGGCATCGACCCCGACGATCACGAGCGGGTGTTCACCGTCTTCGATCGGCTGCACGGCCAGGAGGAGTACGAGGGGACGGGCATCGGGCTGGCGCTCTGCCAGCGGATCGTCGAACGCCACGGCGGCGAGATCTGGATCGACTCCGAGTCCGGCGCGGGGACGACGTTCTCGTTTACGCTGCCCGCGACCGAGTGACGCCGGCCGGCCCGGATCCGTGACCGACTGGGAGCGGCCGCGCAGTGCGTATATGAATTCTGAACACGTTCACGGACGCGGTGATAGCGAGCGAGACGCAACGGCCCGTATGACCATCCTTCTCGCCGGAACGGTCCTGTTGCTCTGCCTCCTCCCGTCGCTCGTCTTCCTCGGGTTCTGGTACGGGCTGGGTCGCATGCACCGGAGTTCGCTGCTCGCTCGCACGAGCGCTCGCGCGGGAGAGACCGACCCGACGGTCACGTGGAACGATATCGTCGACGCGTACACGGACCCCCGACAGAGCCTCTTTTCGGCGTCAGTCGAGTCGCAGTCGTCGATTCGTGACGGCCGGTGTCAGACGTGTGCGACGGGGAACGACTCGGTCGCCTCGTTCTGCCACGATTGCCTCCGAAAACTCGAGTGAGACGGGTCGCTCGCGGTTCGCGATCCACGCTCGGCGATTCGGGCGGGGAACCCCGCTCTCGCCGGTGACAGCGCCGACCACGGTCCCGTTTCGGACCGACTACGAGCCGATCAGTAGGTCGTCGCCGTCCTCGTCCGGTTCGGCCCGCTCGACCTCGGTCCGCTCGATCGCCTCCCTGACCTCGTCCTGCGTCGCCTCCTCGAGTTCGTTCCCCATTGTACGCGTCACGTTCGCACAGAGAGCCCTAAAATGGTGTGAACGATTTTCTCAACGAGATACTACCGCGAACGGTCGAGCCGATTCGGGAGACGAGAGTGGGTAGGGCGGAGTACTCCGGTTTGAGATTCGAACTCCGCGATGAGCCTACTCGAGAGACCAAAGATCGCCCGCTGGCTGCGACTGCTCTCCGTCAAATCCAGAGCCCAGTTTCGACTCGCGAATTAGTTCGTCGAGACGTGCTCCGTCTAGGATTTGAACCACGCGAAACGCTCGCTACGCTCGCGTTTCTCTAATTCAAATCCCAGAGCGTGTGCTTCCTTCTTCGTCACTTCGTTCCTCAGAAGAGTGCTCCGTCTGGGATTTGAACCCAGGTCATCGGCTCGAAAGGCCGAAATGATTGGCCGGACTACACCAACGGAGCGTTCACTGCGTTCTCGCTCCGAGCCTCGACGGACTTCGTCCATCTCACCAACGGAGCGTGCGTCGAACGCAATAGGTCGTTGCCGAGGCCTAGTAAAAAACGTTCCGTTCCGCGGCCGGAGTGGCACGCCCTCACTCGGTCGGATCCCTGTCATTTGGGGCCTCATTTTCCCTAGCCGATGGATCTCGAGTATCGCCCCCTCAACCTCTCACACCTTCGAATAGCGCATCGATCTGCGAGTGCCGCCGACTTCTCAATCCTTTTGACCCCGCAACACAACCACTCGCATATGAAATACGTTCGATTCCGCGATCCGGCCGGTGCCGTTCGCCGCGGCGAGTACGAGGACGGCTACGTCCACTTCGGGAACGAGAGCTACGCCCTCGAGGACGACGCGATCGACGTCCTCCCGCCCTGCGAGCCGTCGAAGATCGTCTGCATCGGACGCAACTACGCCGACCACGCCGACGAGATGGGCTCCGACGTCCCGGACCGCCCGCTCCTCTTCCTGAAACCGCCGAACGCGGTCGCGGGCCACGGCGACACCGTCACCGCGCCCGCCGGCAAGGAGCGCATCGACTACGAGGCCGAGCTCGGCGTCGTCATCGGCGAGCAGTGTCGCCACGTCCCCGTCTCCGACGCGATGGACGTCGTCGAGGGCTTCACCTGCCTCGACGACGTCTCGAACCGGGAGGACCAGAACCAGGAACAGAACTGGATCCGCGGGAAGGCCTTCGACGGCGCCGCGCCGATGGGACCGGTGCTGGCGACGCCGGACGAGGTACCAGCGGACGCCACCGTCGCGTCCCGCGTCAACGGCGAGCTCAAGCAGGAGGGCTCCCGCGAGCAGCTCATCTTCCCCATCCCGGAACTGATCGCCGAGATCACGTCCTACATGACCCTCGAGCCGGGCGACGTCATCGCGACCGGGACGCCCGAGGGCGTCGGTCCCCTCGAGGACGGCGACGAGGTCGAGATCGAGGTCGAGGGCGTCGGGACGCTCGAACACAGCATTCGGCGACCCTGAGGCCGCGTCGGGCACAGCCGAACCTTTTTCGAGTCGCTCGCGCGTAGCGGCGGCCATGACCGTTCGATTCGGCGCGGTGACCGTCGACTGGCTCGGCCTCGCGACGATCCGCCTCGAGGGCCGGACCGGCGCCGTCGTCTACGTCGATCCGGGCCCGGAGGAGTACGACGCGCTCGAGGGCGAGCCGCGGGACGGCGATCTGATACTGGTCTCTCACGACCACCACTACGATCCCGACTCGATCCGACGGGTGGCCAGGGAGGACGCCCTCGTGCTGGTCCACGAATCGATCGACGCCGCCGAGATCGACCGCGTCGACGAGGGGCCCGCGGACCTGCCCTACGACGTCGAGCGCGTCCGGGACGACGAGTCCTTCGTCCTCGGACCGCTGGACCTGTTCACGACGCCCGCCTACAACGACCCCGCGGGGCCACACGTCGACGAGAGCGGTTCGCCGTACCACCTCGAGGGGCAGGGCTGCGGCTTCGGAATCACGATCGACGGCGTCACCGCCTTCTGGCCCGGCGACACCGACGCGCTCCCCGTCCACGAGGGGCTGGATATCGATCTGTTCCTCCCGCCGATCGGCGGCACGTTCACGATGGACCGCCGCGAGGCCGCGGCGCTGGCCGAGCGGCTCGAGCCGGATCTCGTCCTCCCGGTCCACTACGGCGCGTTCGAGGCGATCGAGACCGACGCGGACGCGTTCGTCGTCGACGTCGCGAACCGCGGCGTGCCGGTCGTCCTCGACGACTCGGAGTCGCAGTAACCCGCTACTGCCACCGCCCTCCCGCAGCCGCTCACTGGTCGACTATCGTGACGTACTGCCGCACTGACCGCTCCAAAGCGTTAGTGTCACCGCCACCAACCGCTCTCGTATGGGCGGCTCTCGTCGGTCAAATCGGGACGGAACCGCGTCGCGGTACTGCTCGCAGTGCGGTACCGGGCTCGAGCGAACGATGAACTACTGTCCGAGCTGCGGCGCCGCGATCGATCGATCGACCGCCGAACCGCGGCGTCGGACCGCCGCGGACGAGGCCCGCGGCGGCCGCGGCGGGCGGCGGACCGAATCGGCGACGGGGACGACCGACCGCGAC from Haloterrigena sp. KLK7 includes these protein-coding regions:
- a CDS encoding zinc ribbon domain-containing protein; translation: MTILLAGTVLLLCLLPSLVFLGFWYGLGRMHRSSLLARTSARAGETDPTVTWNDIVDAYTDPRQSLFSASVESQSSIRDGRCQTCATGNDSVASFCHDCLRKLE
- a CDS encoding fumarylacetoacetate hydrolase family protein gives rise to the protein MKYVRFRDPAGAVRRGEYEDGYVHFGNESYALEDDAIDVLPPCEPSKIVCIGRNYADHADEMGSDVPDRPLLFLKPPNAVAGHGDTVTAPAGKERIDYEAELGVVIGEQCRHVPVSDAMDVVEGFTCLDDVSNREDQNQEQNWIRGKAFDGAAPMGPVLATPDEVPADATVASRVNGELKQEGSREQLIFPIPELIAEITSYMTLEPGDVIATGTPEGVGPLEDGDEVEIEVEGVGTLEHSIRRP
- a CDS encoding MBL fold metallo-hydrolase; translation: MTVRFGAVTVDWLGLATIRLEGRTGAVVYVDPGPEEYDALEGEPRDGDLILVSHDHHYDPDSIRRVAREDALVLVHESIDAAEIDRVDEGPADLPYDVERVRDDESFVLGPLDLFTTPAYNDPAGPHVDESGSPYHLEGQGCGFGITIDGVTAFWPGDTDALPVHEGLDIDLFLPPIGGTFTMDRREAAALAERLEPDLVLPVHYGAFEAIETDADAFVVDVANRGVPVVLDDSESQ